A section of the Macadamia integrifolia cultivar HAES 741 chromosome 9, SCU_Mint_v3, whole genome shotgun sequence genome encodes:
- the LOC122088150 gene encoding spermidine sinapoyl-CoA acyltransferase: MEVKIIETREVVPVHPPFDQDHILPLSHLDNDRNVHVNFRYLRAYVNNRSTATPTTAAAAAAADPVQVITEALSKALVYFYPYAGTLRRLPNDSRFSLFCSAGKGVPIIRAAADRTLTSLNYLDDPAAPYLDRLVPDPSQGEDVVHPCVLQITVFACGGYCLGASIHHSMSDGYGSSLFFNAMVEFSRGAAQPSVQPVWDRASLLAPRKPPHVEVPFHEFLRLDKEFSPYRQETGPVARECFAIKDDSLESFKAELRNLSGSSFTTFEALGAFIWRARVKASNFAVDEKVKFAYLINIRKLMKPALPVGYYGNGCVAMYVPLSAKELVEQPIWKTAELIKKSKSNATDEYVRSFIDFQELHYSDGITAGKGVSGFTDWRHLGHSAVDFGWGGPVTVLPLSRNLLGSVEPCFFLPYSSANEGMKDGFKVLISLPQTDMPTFREEMDKFSNIKLSTL; the protein is encoded by the exons ATGGAAGTGAAGATCATAGAAACTAGAGAGGTAGTCCCGGTTCACCCACCGTTCGATCAGGATCACATCCTCCCACTTTCCCACCTGGACAACGACCGTAACGTCCATGTCAATTTCCGGTACCTCCGCGCCTATGTTAACAACCGTAGCACCGCCACTCCCACCACTgctgccgccgccgccgccgccgatCCTGTCCAAGTTATCACCGAAGCCCTTTCGAAAGCCCTGGTCTACTTCTACCCATACGCTGGCACTCTCCGCCGCCTACCCAACGACTCTCGGTTCTCCCTCTTCTGCTCCGCTGGGAAAGGAGTCCCCATCATCCGCGCCGCCGCCGACCGTACACTCACCTCCCTCAACTACTTGGACGATCCAGCTGCGCCATATCTGGACCGGCTGGTACCAGACCCGAGCCAAGGCGAGGATGTGGTCCACCCGTGCGTCCTACAGATCACGGTCTTTGCGTGCGGTGGTTACTGTTTAGGTGCTTCCATCCACCATTCCATGAGTGATGGTTACGGTTCGTCTCTGTTCTTCAACGCCATGGTGGAGTTCTCTCGAGGGGCGGCTCAGCCGTCGGTCCAGCCTGTCTGGGACCGGGCGAGCCTGCTGGCCCCACGAAAACCACCCCATGTGGAAGTTCCGTTTCACGAGTTCCTCCGGTTGGATAAGGAGTTTTCCCCTTATCGTCAAGAGACCGGGCCGGTAGCTCGGGAGTGTTTCGCCATTAAAGACGATAGCTTGGAGAGTTTTAAGGCAGAACTGCGAAACCTGTCTGGATCCAGCTTCACCACGTTCGAAGCTTTGGGTGCTTTTATATGGCGGGCCAG GGTTAAGGCCTCAAATTTTGCAGTTGATGAGAAGGTCAAGTTTGCATACTTGATTAATATAAGGAAATTGATGAAGCCGGCACTACCGGTTGGGTACTATGGGAATGGTTGTGTTGCCATGTACGTGCCACTGAGTGCCAAAGAGCTTGTGGAGCAACCAATTTGGAAGACGGCAGAGCTGATCAAGAAGAGCAAATCAAATGCCACAGATGAGTATGTTCGATCCTTCATCGATTTTCAAGAGCTACATTACTCCGACGGGATCACGGCGGGGAAGGGAGTGAGTGGGTTCACAGATTGGAGGCACCTTGGTCATTCTGCAGTTGATTTTGGTTGGGGTGGTCCTGTCACTGTGCTTCCACTCTCCAGGAACTTACTTGGCAGCGTTGAGCCTTGCTTCTTCTTGCCTTATTCTTCTGCTAATGAGGGAATGAAGGATGGGTTCAAGGTTCTGATTTCTTTGCCACAAACTGATATGCCTACTTTCAGGGAAGAAATGGACAAGTTTAGCAACATCAAGTTGAGTACTCTCTAG